Part of the Sulfuricurvum kujiense DSM 16994 genome, GCAAATCGCTCTTTGTAGGAGCATTTTTGGCATAGTTCTTCGCTGCACATCCCTTTGGAAAACCCATCGGTTATTGCTTGGGAGCGTTTTGATGTCAGAATTTTACCCAAATTTGTCTCGTTCAGGTTACCGAGTTCCATAATCCCCTCACTATCCAAACAGCACGGTACGACTCTGCCGTCGGTAAGAATAGCGATTTGCTTGCTCAACCCTTGGCAATAGCCATGCGAAGAAGTTGGATTCTCAAGATGAGGCCATTCAAAATAACGGTCAAAATGGAGAAGGATTTTGGATGCCAGCCGGGTTGACTGACGCTCGCCGCTGATGCTTGAAGCAATCATCCCCTCTTCAAGAGAGAAGTGATTTTCGAGAAGCTTGAACAATTTTTCATTAAAAAGCTTCTCACTGTGAACATCATCCAAATTCCAAAGGCGAAGATTGATAAAAAAATCTTCGGAATGCGAAAGCTTTTCATCACACAGTGCCAATATGGGTTCCATATACGTTTCAAAGCTTCTGGAGACGCTGTTTTTATTAAAACTGTTGAGGGAAATATTCACTTGACGCAAAGCGGGATGAAAAAGTGTCTTGCGCCGAACGGCGTCGAGATAAAATCCGCTGGTGGTGATCATCACTTTCAAACCGGCATCATAAGCAACATCGAGATACTCTCTCACATTGCTCAATACCATCGGATCGCCCATTACATGAAGGGCTATCTCATCGGTGAATTTTTTAAGCTGTTCAACCGCCGTTTGGAAAAAAGCCAGCGGCATTGTCAACGTAGGTTGATTTTTCGGAGGACAAAAACTGCAGGATAAGCCGCAGATATTGGTGATTTCAACATAGGCACGGCTGAATTTCATTATAATCCCTTTATGCAAACCTTAGACACCATTAACCAAACACTCAACTCTAACGATGCGGTGATGCTCTATTTTAGCGCACCTACCTGCAACGTTTGCCATGCTCTTAAACCCAAACTCGTTGAAGCGATTACTGACCAATTCCCTACGTTTGTCATAGAGAGTATCGATATTTCGCAAACGCCCGAAATCGCTTCACATTTTAGCGTTTTCGCGATTCCGACGGTGCTTGTCTTTTTTCAAGGGAGAGAATTTTTACGCAAAAGCCGACACATGAGTGTCGGCGAAGTCATCGATTCTATAGAACGTCCCTATAATCTTATGCTTGCGTAAGTAAACTACGGTAGAAAGCTGACGATCCCTGCCGTAACGGCGACATTAAGTGACTCGACTCCCCGATACATCGGTATAGAAACGCTATGAGTCGAAGCTCGCATTACCGCATCGCTCACCCCTTCGGTCTCATTCCCCAATACAAAAATAGCCCGAGAAGGGATTTTCAAGGTATGGATGTCGTCTTTAGCGTGAGACGAGAGGGTAATAATCGCCGTATCTTTAATCCCTAAAATTTCAGATAAATCTTCACAATAATAGATCGGGATTTTAAAGAGAGTACCCGCGCTCGCTTTCATCACCAAAGGAGAGAGTTTCGTGCTGTTGCGACGAGGCAATACGATCCCGTCGATTTTACTCGCCGCAGCGGATCGGACAATCATCCCCAAATTTTGAGGGTTGTTAATCCCATCTAGAGCTAAAAGGCGAAAAGAGCTCGGTAGATCGGTTGCAATGTTAGAGGCACTGCGGTAGTTTTGGCTAACGACGTCAATCGCAACTCCTTGATCTTGAGCGCTGTTTTTGGAGATGCGGGAGAGGGATTCTTTGGTGTGGTATTTTATCTCGATACCGCGCATTTCGGCGAGAGCCAAAATCTCTTCGATCGTCTCATCAATCCGGTTGCTTTTGGAGAGGTGCAGTTTGTGAATCTGTACAGCATCGTCTCGCAGCACTTCGACGGCCACGTTGCGCCCATACAGAGTAATCACTGAATCAAAAAAACGTTTCTTCTCTAAATATTCAGGAGAATCGTTCATTAGATCTTTGCCGCAACGGCTTCCGCGCTAAATCCGAATTTCTCAAACAGTTTATCTGCAGGCGCACTCGCCCCGAATCCATCCATCGCCACGACGGTGTCAGCGAATCGGTACCACTCAAGTCCGCGTGCCGCTTCAATCGCAACACGTTTCGTTCCCGGTTTAATGATAGAATCAAGATAGCTCTGAGGCTGCTCTAACAACAGATCAAAACACGGCACACTCACAACATTGGCCGCAACTCCGCGTGATGCCAGAAGCTCTGCCGTCTCGATTGCCAAACCAACCTCAGAACCCGATGCCATCAATGTCACCGTCGCACCCGCTTTATCGACAATCAGATAACCGCCGTTTTCCACATCACCGTGAACGGCAGAAGGGAGCAACGGAAGATTTTGGCGTGAACAGACGAACGCGGACGGAGAGTGTTTCATGCTGAGTGCTTTTTGCCAGCATTTGACGTTTTCCGCCCCATCCGCAGGACGATAGACGTAAAAGTTCGGCAGTGCTCTAAACTGGCTCAAATGTTCGATCGGCTGATGGGTAGGTCCGTCTTCACCGACACCGATACTGTCGTGTGTCCAGATAAAGAAATGCTGAATTCCGCTTAGCGCCGCAATACGGGCCGATGGTTTGAGGTAATCGCTGAATACGAAAAAGGTAGCGCTAAACGGCATCAGCGGCCCGTACAATGCCATCGCATTTGTAATCGATGCCATTGCATGTTCACGGATACCGAAATGGATATTTTTACCCTTCGGAAAATCGCCCATATTAGCAAGTTCGGTTTTATTAGAGGGTCCTAAGTCGGCAGATCCGCCGATAAATCCCGGAATCGCTTTGGCAATCGCATTCAAAATGATCCCGTTGGTATTACGGGTCGCATCCGCTTTTTCGAACGTCGGCCATTGGATACGAGAGAAGTCCGGATTAAGGAGCTGTTCATACGCCTCATTTTGCTCAACCAACGGAAGCTCTTTAATGCGGTGATTCCACTCACGCTCCGCCAAATCCCCTTTTTCGATCGCACATCGGAAACGCTCCAATACATCCGCATCGACATGGAATGTTTTTTCAGGATCAAACCCTGCGGCTGCTTTAGCCGTTTTGATGACATCGTGACCCAACGGCGCACCGTGAGCATGATGGGAGCCCTCCATTTTACCGCCCCCTTTGGCGATAACGGTATTGGCGATAATAAGAACCGGACGTTTGATCGTTTTCGCTTGAGTCAACGCACCGTCGATCTCAGCGAAATTATGACCGTCGATTTCCAAAACTGCCCAGTTTTGAGATTCGAAACGGTCTCTCATATTTTCGCTGAGGCTGAGTTCGGTAGAGCCCTCGATCGTAATACGGTTTGAATCGTAGATCAATACCAGATTGTCAAGCCCCATATGTCCGGCAATCGAACACGCTTCGTAGCTGATCCCCTCTTCCAAGTCGCCGTCTCCGCACAGACAGTAAACATTGTGATCGATCAATTCGGCTGTTTCAGAGTTCACTTTGTTACCGACATACGCCGAAGCCATCGCGAAACCGACCGCATTGGCGATCCCCTGACCCAAAGGACCTGTTGTGATCTCAACCCCGGCCGTGTGTCCGTATTCCGGATGCCCCGGAGTTTTAGAATCGAGTTGACGGAAGTTTTTAAGATCATCGATCTCCAGCCCGTATCCCCACAGATAGTAGAGTGAATAGATCAAACCGGTTCCGTGCCCTCCTGAGAACACCAAACGGTCACGATTGAGCCATTTCGAATTTTTCGGATTATGGTTCATGTGTTCAGAGAGAACGACTGCAATATCCGCCAACCCCATCGGTGCGCCCGGATGCCCTGAATTAGCCTGTTGAACCATATCTGCCGCTAAAAAGCGGATCGTGTCTGCCATTTTTTGGCGCATTGTATTACTCATCGTTTAATCCTTGTGTCGGTTAATGTAGTGGTTAAGTGTTGGTGACAATTCACGCTGCAAATTCTCATCAAAACTCGTCATTTGGCGGTTGATTTTATCCGCTAAAATATTTGCCTCTTCCATGGCACGCTCAAATCCGAGAAGCGTTACAAAACTGTTCTTTGCCTGATCGTTGTTGGTTGTTTTACCCGCTTGGATCTCATTTTGGGTAACGTCTAAAATATCGTCTTGGATTTGAAACAGCAGTCCCAAATCGATCCCGAAATCGTAAAGCTCTTGAGCCATATCATCACGACCGACGATGAATGCACCCATTTGAAGCGCCGCGGCAATCAGTTTGCCCGTTTTGTGGATATGAAGCATCTTCACCTGATCGAGTTCTAAACGAAAGTTTTCAAAATGACAATCAATCGCTTGGCCTAAAACCATCCCCTCTGCTCCGCCGTTATGGGCAAGTGAACGGATCAATTTTACGATAACCCGATCAGCAAACGGAGCATTGGAGAGGACTTCAAAAGCATACGTATTGAGTGCATCTCCCGCCAAAATTGCGCTCACTTCGTCATACGTTTTGTGCAGCGTCGGAATGCCGCGGCGCAGATCGGCATTGTCCATTGCCGGTAAATCATCGTGAATCAAAGAGTAGGTGTGAAGGAGTTCAATGGCCAATGCCGCATGATAAGCACTTTGAATCAACAGGGGATTATAGGCTCGTACGACTCCTAAAAGGAGCGCCGGTCGAAACCGTTTTCCCCCTCCGATAAGCATTTGTCGTAATGAGTTTTCATAATGGGGGTGAAAGCTTGGTGCACTCGGAAGATGTGACCCTAAGAATGTTTCAAACTGCTCCATCGTTATCCCACTATTTTTTAGCGAAATAGTAACATGAGGGAGCTTATATCTTCTCGATTACATCGGTGATGGCATTCTCATCATCGACTAATACCACGGTCGGTTTGTAATTTTCTAGTTCGGCATCATTATACGTTGCATAGGCGACGATGATAATCTTGTCCCCTTTGTGCACTTTACGTGCCGCCGCACCGTTTAGACAGATATCACGCTTGCCTCGTTCACCAAGAATGATGTAGGTTGAAAACCGCTCACCGTTATTAATGTTGAGAATTTCCACTTTTTGACCTACACGCATTTTCGAAGCTTCCAATAGCTCTTCATCAACAGTGATCGAGCCGACGTAATTAAGGTTGGCATCGGTGACCGTAGCACGGTGAATTTTACTGTAGAGCATTTCGATGAGCATTGTTTAGCGTCCCATTTGCTTCATCATGTCTGCAGGGGTGATCGGAGCATCCCAAAGCTCTGCAGGAATCACATACTCTTGTACCACTTCACCGCCGATAATATGACGATCAATGATCTCATTGATTTTCTCTTTAGTAAGTCCAGCGTACATAACATGACCCGGTTCTACCAGCATAATCGGTCCGACATTACAACGATTCATACATGACGTACGGATCGGCTGTACCGTTGCAATAAGCCCTTTTTGCATCAATGTCTGCGCTAAGTGCTGAAAAATGTCCTGCGTATGCGGATTAACACAGCTCGGTTTCGGCATTCCCGGAGGGGAACTTTGTTCGCATTTAAAAATATAAAACGCCGGTTGAGGAAGACCCATCGGCTACTCCTTTGAATTCGGTGGCATGATGCACCTAAAATAATAACGGCATTATAGCCAAAATAAAATCCTCAAGTTTAAGCTTCCTTATACAGCTGTCCTCTTTAAGGGGCAATTTAGGGAAGATTAGAGTGTTGCTAAAAGTTCTTTTGCGACAACACGGTCATCAAACGGCAGATGCTGATCGTAAATAATCTGCGACGTTTCATCCCCTTTGCCCAAAATCAGAACCACTTCATCGCCGCTGCGCTCTTTGAGTGCCTGCGCGATTGCACTGCGGCGATTGACATCCACGACAACATTGCTTTTATCTTCAATACCTGCGAGGATATCTTCTATAATCGCATCGGGATCTTCAAAACGCGGATTATCGCTGGTAACGTATACTTTTTTTGCATACGCAACGGCAACTTTCCCCATCAAAGGTCGCTTTTTCCGGTCGCGATCGCCCCCTGCACCGAATACGACTAATACTTCCTTCTCTTTAAGAGCATTCAGTACCTGTTCCATCCCATCAGGAGTATGAGCGAAATCGACAATCACCAGCGGCGATTCGCTGACCACTTCCATCCGCCCGCTGACTCCGCCGAAGTTTTCGACGACATCGGCAATTTTTTCTAGGCTCTCATCGGTTACCAAATGGACCGCAGCCATCGCCGCGGTGATATTGTAGAGGTTGAAAAATCCGTGCAATGAAGATACAAACGGAACATGATCCTCAAAGTATTTCAGCACACCGCTTACGCCGTTGTTCAGCGAATAGGCAATGATTTTATAGGTAGCAGGGTTTTCGACTCCGTAGGTAAAAGCGTTTTTGAAATTAAACTCTGCCTTTCCTTCATCTTTATTGATCAGTTTTTTCGATTCGTCTTGGAAAAAAAGATTTTTGATACGGGTATACTCTTCGATACTCTCATGGTAATCGAGATGATCTTGGGTGATATTGGTCAAAATCTTTAGCGCAAATGTAATTCCCGCAATGCGCTCCTGCTCGATCGCATGCGAGCTCACTTCCATGACAAAATATTCGCATCCCGATGCGATTGCCTGTGCCATATGGCGGTAGGTATTAAGCACCGTCGGCGTCGTAAGCGTTTTCCCCTCGACGGGCGCATCATTCATAAAAAATCCGCGTGTCCCCTGCATAGCCGCTTTGTGGCCCAAATCGAGTAAAAGGGAATAAATGGCACTTGCGGTCGTCGTTTTTCCGTTGGTTCCCGTAATCCCGATAACACGAATGCGGTCAAGTCCAAAAACCTTCCAGCATTCATCCGGAGATATAATCGAATGGGCTCCTCGGGAAACTGCATCCTCTTTGTATTTCTCGTTTTGTTTGGTCAAAAGGAATGCACATTCATTGCCGCAGTCATTCGAATTTTCGCTTATATAGCGGTACGGCTGGCCTTGAACCTCAATTTTCAATGTTCTTTCCTTTGGCTAAGCGACGCAATAAATTACGAAGCTGTCGGTCGTTCGGGTAAACTCCGAGTGCACTTTCAAGATAACTCAGTGCCATCTCTTGATACCCGTGATCGATTAGATTGTCCAGGAAATCGACAAAATCTTCTTTTTCGGTGATAATGACGCGTGTCGAAAACATGATATTTTCAAAAATACGATTAAAATCGCTGTCATTCTCGACCAGCTCTTTAAACTCAGTATACATAATACCGTCTTCGTAATCCAAGCGCGATTTAATCGTTTCCTGAAAAAGCCCAGCTAATTGATCGAGGGTACCGTCCATTGTCTGCAAAATCTCAGAAATTACCGTATCAGCCGTTTCAGTGTCTTCGCTTCGTAAAATAGTATAATAATCAAACAACGCCTCTCCGGCACTCTCACCGCTCATTGCCATATCCGAGAGAATAGCTCCGTTATAAGCCTCTTTTGAATCAGGATAATCTTTCAGCACCAATGAATAATCACGTAACGCCTCACTGTATTGTCCCGCCAAAAAAAGATCATTTGCTTGTTTGAGGGCTTTGGTCATATTGATAGTTTTCATGTTGTTAATCCCTCCTCTGTATTTTCTAATATCGGCTCAATTCACATTAATTATAATGCATCGATTTGATGTTCCATCCCATGCGGTACGTTAATCACCGTCAATTCCGGATGAATATCCATCCGAAGCTGACGTTCTACTCCGTATTTTAGCGTATTGCCGCTGCTTGAACATCCAATGCATGCACCTTGTAACTGTACATAAATTGTTCCATTTTTTACACCCAAAAACGCTATATCGCCGCCGTCTAATGCCAATGTAGGCCGTATTTTATCAATTACATTCCGCACCGGCTGCATTAATTCTTCATCACTGAATGGGATCATGGCTATCATACCTTTTAAAGCTCAAATATTGCGTTATAGTATAAGAAGTGTACTAAACATGTACTAATGCGAAAAGGATAGTTTTCGAGTGAAGCTCGATTTAAGGGGTTTGGTATTGAACTCGTTAAACGAGTTCAATGTACGCCATCGGTGTAGCATCACCGCGACGGATACGAGTTTTAACGATACGGGTGTAACCACCGTTGCGATCGTTATATTTTGGTGCAACTTCGTTAAGAAGTTGTTTTGTAGCTTCTTTGTTTTGCAATACAGCAAACACAGAACGATGTGCGTTTGCATCACCGGCACGTGCAGTTGTAATCAATTTTTCAGCAAATGAACGAAGTTCTTTTGCTTTGATCAACGTAGTTTCAATTTTACCGTGTTCAATCAACGCAATGCTAAGGTTAGTCAACAAAGCTTCACGATGTGCGCTTGTTCGGCCTAGCTTGCGGTATCCGTGACGATGTCTCATGAGATACTTCCTATAATGGTTTAAAGCTTATTCAGCTTCGATTTTCTTTTTGATAGCGCTGATAAGATCATCAGCCAAATCTTGCCCTACAGTATAACCGTACTCAGTGATTTTTTCTAAAATCTCTTCAAACGACTTTTTACCGAGGTTCTTGACCTCTTTCAAATCATTTTGGCTCATCATAACGATCTCGCCGATGTATTTGATGTTCGAGCGGTCCAAACAGTTGAAACTGCGCGCGCTCAAACCAAGATCTTCAATGCGGGCACCCAAACGTTTAAGTTCCGGATGCTCATCCCCGCGCTCAGCTGCGGCAGGAGCTTTGATGCTCACTTCGCTGTTGAATACAGCCATTTGAGCATACATTACTTCCAACGCGTTTTTAAACGCATCGACCGGAGAAATTTGTCCGTCAGTAGCAATATTGATTACCACTTTTTCGAAATTCGGGTTGTCTTCAACCAAAACATTTTCGATCGCGTATGTTGCACGGCGTACCGGCGTAAAATACGCATCCAATGCAATGTATCCATCACCCAAAATATCCCGTACATCTTCGCTCGGAGCATATCCGATACCTTGATGAATTTTAACGCTGAAATTAAGCGTCGCATCTTCATTCAAAGTCGCCAAAAACGCATTCGGGGTTACCACTTCGACATCATCATTATCCAAATCACTTCCATGAATTTCACAAGGGCCTGCGAAACTGTAAGTGATCTCTTTCTCTTTAAGGCCGTTTTTTAATTTGAAACGGATCCCCTTGAGGTTAATGATAAAATCCGAAATATCCTCGAGCATACCGCGCACAGAGTCAAACTCATGCTTAGCACCCTCAATTTTAATACCGATCGGTGCGAATCCGACCGAACTGCTTAGCAAAAAGCGGCGGATCGGATGGGCGAGTGAAACCGCAAATCCGGTTTCAAACGGATAAGCAATGATGTTTGCTTCATTCGCGCTGATTTGCTCGACGACAAACTCTTTCGGAAGAAGCGGTGATGTCTTAATTTTTTTCATGCTGAACGCCCTTTCTTTAATGATTATTTCGAGTAAAGCTCGACGATTAGACGTTCTTCTACAGGGATAACAACCTCTTCACGCTCTGGAAGACGTGTGAAAATACCGAACGCTTTATCTTGATCGATGTCAACCCATGCCGCAAGACCGGTTTGGTTGGTCAACTCAATCGCGCGAACGATTTGGTTGTTCTTTTTACTTTTCTCATGGATTTCCACTTTTTGGCCCGGTTTAACACGGTATGACGGAATGTCAACACGTTTGCCGTCAACCAATACGTGACCGTGGTTTACCAATTGGCGTGCAAAACGACGAGTCGTTGCAAATCCCATACGGTAAACAACGTTGTCAAGACGCTGCTCAAGAAGCATAACCAAGTTCGTACCGGTGTTACCAGTGCGACGTTTTGCTTCACCGAACAATGAACGCATTTGTTTTTCGCTCAAACCGTACATAAATTTCGCTTTTTGTTTTTCGCGAAGCTGCGTACCGTACTCAGAGATTTTTGTACGGCGTTGACCGTGTTGGCCAGGTCCGTACGGACGTTTGTCAAGGGCACTTTTACCTGCAAGACGACGCTCACCTTTTAATCCAAGGCTTACACCGAATCTTCTTTCGATTTTTTCTACGGGTCCTCTATATCTTGCCATTACAAACCTCCTTACACGCGTCGGCGCTTAGGCGCACGACATCCATTGTGTGGTAGCGGAGTAACGTCTTTCATGAAAGAAACACGTAAACCTTCGATCGCACCTACACTTTTAACTGCTGTTTCACGACCAGAACCTGGTCCTTGAACTTTAATTCCCACTTCTTTGATACCGTGGACCATTGCTTTTTCCATCGCTGATTCTACCGCTTGTTGAGCAGCAAAAGGAGTCGATTTTTTAGAACCTTTGAAACCAAGGGCACCGGCTGAGCTCCATGCGATCATGTTACCCATTTCATCTGTTACCGTTACAAGGGTATTGTTGAATGAAGCCAAGATATGTACGATACCTCGTGCAATATTCTTCTTTACGATTTTTTTACGGGTTGCTTTTCTTTTTG contains:
- a CDS encoding radical SAM/SPASM domain-containing protein; this encodes MKFSRAYVEITNICGLSCSFCPPKNQPTLTMPLAFFQTAVEQLKKFTDEIALHVMGDPMVLSNVREYLDVAYDAGLKVMITTSGFYLDAVRRKTLFHPALRQVNISLNSFNKNSVSRSFETYMEPILALCDEKLSHSEDFFINLRLWNLDDVHSEKLFNEKLFKLLENHFSLEEGMIASSISGERQSTRLASKILLHFDRYFEWPHLENPTSSHGYCQGLSKQIAILTDGRVVPCCLDSEGIMELGNLNETNLGKILTSKRSQAITDGFSKGMCSEELCQKCSYKERFAKGGIND
- a CDS encoding thioredoxin family protein, which translates into the protein MQTLDTINQTLNSNDAVMLYFSAPTCNVCHALKPKLVEAITDQFPTFVIESIDISQTPEIASHFSVFAIPTVLVFFQGREFLRKSRHMSVGEVIDSIERPYNLMLA
- a CDS encoding TrmH family RNA methyltransferase is translated as MNDSPEYLEKKRFFDSVITLYGRNVAVEVLRDDAVQIHKLHLSKSNRIDETIEEILALAEMRGIEIKYHTKESLSRISKNSAQDQGVAIDVVSQNYRSASNIATDLPSSFRLLALDGINNPQNLGMIVRSAAASKIDGIVLPRRNSTKLSPLVMKASAGTLFKIPIYYCEDLSEILGIKDTAIITLSSHAKDDIHTLKIPSRAIFVLGNETEGVSDAVMRASTHSVSIPMYRGVESLNVAVTAGIVSFLP
- the tkt gene encoding transketolase, with product MSNTMRQKMADTIRFLAADMVQQANSGHPGAPMGLADIAVVLSEHMNHNPKNSKWLNRDRLVFSGGHGTGLIYSLYYLWGYGLEIDDLKNFRQLDSKTPGHPEYGHTAGVEITTGPLGQGIANAVGFAMASAYVGNKVNSETAELIDHNVYCLCGDGDLEEGISYEACSIAGHMGLDNLVLIYDSNRITIEGSTELSLSENMRDRFESQNWAVLEIDGHNFAEIDGALTQAKTIKRPVLIIANTVIAKGGGKMEGSHHAHGAPLGHDVIKTAKAAAGFDPEKTFHVDADVLERFRCAIEKGDLAEREWNHRIKELPLVEQNEAYEQLLNPDFSRIQWPTFEKADATRNTNGIILNAIAKAIPGFIGGSADLGPSNKTELANMGDFPKGKNIHFGIREHAMASITNAMALYGPLMPFSATFFVFSDYLKPSARIAALSGIQHFFIWTHDSIGVGEDGPTHQPIEHLSQFRALPNFYVYRPADGAENVKCWQKALSMKHSPSAFVCSRQNLPLLPSAVHGDVENGGYLIVDKAGATVTLMASGSEVGLAIETAELLASRGVAANVVSVPCFDLLLEQPQSYLDSIIKPGTKRVAIEAARGLEWYRFADTVVAMDGFGASAPADKLFEKFGFSAEAVAAKI
- a CDS encoding polyprenyl synthetase family protein; amino-acid sequence: MEQFETFLGSHLPSAPSFHPHYENSLRQMLIGGGKRFRPALLLGVVRAYNPLLIQSAYHAALAIELLHTYSLIHDDLPAMDNADLRRGIPTLHKTYDEVSAILAGDALNTYAFEVLSNAPFADRVIVKLIRSLAHNGGAEGMVLGQAIDCHFENFRLELDQVKMLHIHKTGKLIAAALQMGAFIVGRDDMAQELYDFGIDLGLLFQIQDDILDVTQNEIQAGKTTNNDQAKNSFVTLLGFERAMEEANILADKINRQMTSFDENLQRELSPTLNHYINRHKD
- the panD gene encoding aspartate 1-decarboxylase codes for the protein MLIEMLYSKIHRATVTDANLNYVGSITVDEELLEASKMRVGQKVEILNINNGERFSTYIILGERGKRDICLNGAAARKVHKGDKIIIVAYATYNDAELENYKPTVVLVDDENAITDVIEKI
- a CDS encoding (2Fe-2S) ferredoxin domain-containing protein, which encodes MGLPQPAFYIFKCEQSSPPGMPKPSCVNPHTQDIFQHLAQTLMQKGLIATVQPIRTSCMNRCNVGPIMLVEPGHVMYAGLTKEKINEIIDRHIIGGEVVQEYVIPAELWDAPITPADMMKQMGR
- a CDS encoding UDP-N-acetylmuramoyl-L-alanyl-D-glutamate--2,6-diaminopimelate ligase; the encoded protein is MKIEVQGQPYRYISENSNDCGNECAFLLTKQNEKYKEDAVSRGAHSIISPDECWKVFGLDRIRVIGITGTNGKTTTASAIYSLLLDLGHKAAMQGTRGFFMNDAPVEGKTLTTPTVLNTYRHMAQAIASGCEYFVMEVSSHAIEQERIAGITFALKILTNITQDHLDYHESIEEYTRIKNLFFQDESKKLINKDEGKAEFNFKNAFTYGVENPATYKIIAYSLNNGVSGVLKYFEDHVPFVSSLHGFFNLYNITAAMAAVHLVTDESLEKIADVVENFGGVSGRMEVVSESPLVIVDFAHTPDGMEQVLNALKEKEVLVVFGAGGDRDRKKRPLMGKVAVAYAKKVYVTSDNPRFEDPDAIIEDILAGIEDKSNVVVDVNRRSAIAQALKERSGDEVVLILGKGDETSQIIYDQHLPFDDRVVAKELLATL
- a CDS encoding NifU family protein, producing the protein MIPFSDEELMQPVRNVIDKIRPTLALDGGDIAFLGVKNGTIYVQLQGACIGCSSSGNTLKYGVERQLRMDIHPELTVINVPHGMEHQIDAL
- the rplQ gene encoding 50S ribosomal protein L17, which codes for MRHRHGYRKLGRTSAHREALLTNLSIALIEHGKIETTLIKAKELRSFAEKLITTARAGDANAHRSVFAVLQNKEATKQLLNEVAPKYNDRNGGYTRIVKTRIRRGDATPMAYIELV
- a CDS encoding DNA-directed RNA polymerase subunit alpha; translation: MKKIKTSPLLPKEFVVEQISANEANIIAYPFETGFAVSLAHPIRRFLLSSSVGFAPIGIKIEGAKHEFDSVRGMLEDISDFIINLKGIRFKLKNGLKEKEITYSFAGPCEIHGSDLDNDDVEVVTPNAFLATLNEDATLNFSVKIHQGIGYAPSEDVRDILGDGYIALDAYFTPVRRATYAIENVLVEDNPNFEKVVINIATDGQISPVDAFKNALEVMYAQMAVFNSEVSIKAPAAAERGDEHPELKRLGARIEDLGLSARSFNCLDRSNIKYIGEIVMMSQNDLKEVKNLGKKSFEEILEKITEYGYTVGQDLADDLISAIKKKIEAE
- the rpsD gene encoding 30S ribosomal protein S4 — encoded protein: MARYRGPVEKIERRFGVSLGLKGERRLAGKSALDKRPYGPGQHGQRRTKISEYGTQLREKQKAKFMYGLSEKQMRSLFGEAKRRTGNTGTNLVMLLEQRLDNVVYRMGFATTRRFARQLVNHGHVLVDGKRVDIPSYRVKPGQKVEIHEKSKKNNQIVRAIELTNQTGLAAWVDIDQDKAFGIFTRLPEREEVVIPVEERLIVELYSK
- the rpsK gene encoding 30S ribosomal protein S11, whose translation is MAKRKATRKKIVKKNIARGIVHILASFNNTLVTVTDEMGNMIAWSSAGALGFKGSKKSTPFAAQQAVESAMEKAMVHGIKEVGIKVQGPGSGRETAVKSVGAIEGLRVSFMKDVTPLPHNGCRAPKRRRV